The Tubulanus polymorphus chromosome 3, tnTubPoly1.2, whole genome shotgun sequence nucleotide sequence AGGAAATTGTAAAAATGCAAATGGTATTTCACGTAAAACTGTACTCAAATAACCTCTATATAAACCACTGATTCCCTGAAATAGAATAACAACAATGTTAGAACAAAATGACTGGTGAATTCCAatataacaatgaaataatatgttacCTCAGTTTGTAAGGCTTTCGTAAAAAACGTCAGCGGTGATGATTTTGATGCTTGAGCTCTTTgtttacaaacttcacatggAACACGCACAATGCATGCAGCCttttacaacagaaaaaaccataaattcaatcaaattaaaaacaacTTGTTTTTCTTAAATACCAATTAGATATTgaggatcattcatttattttatacACATAAAATATGAACTTGTAAAAACTGGCCATTGTTTCCAATACATTGAGCGTTAAGGTACATAATAGCACTAACCCTGAAAGACTCCTAATAAGTCTTTTCTTACCGTTTCACCAAAACCAGCAGCGAACATATGAACAAATGGTTGAAACTGCTGAGGAACATGAGGTGTTAAAGTGTTCTTACTCATTTCATAAGTCATAAAAAACATCGCGGCTGAAACAAAGAATAAAGCAGGAATAGAGGAGAACAGAAATAGAATGTGAGTATGAAACCATGTGATCAGACTGATATACTGACCAGATGGAGCTGAACCAACCGCAACAGATGTCAGTCCTCGGTAAAGACCGTGCAATCCGCCCGACTTCCATAATCCTTGTTCACTCTGTAGTCTTGTTTTTATTGTGTCGAGTGGATACAATACAAAATCAACAGCTATACCTGCTGCACCTCCAGCCTTCAAATTAGCAATAAATAATCATGAAAGAATGGGGATtggttattttattttataaattcaggTAGGTTGAGGTTGAGTCTGTGGTGAGAGTGGAGGAGACTACGCCTGCCCTACTTACTAAAAGCGCTGgtataaatgatttattttcagccaTACTTTCTGCCATGAGGTTAATAGATAGATAGGATCTTTCAGTATTCCGCAAATCAATTATGACATTCTTCTAAatactacatgtatttgaattttaatattAGTTAGCTCGGCGACCTTGAGATGTATCGCAGATTTGGCCGTGCTAAATACCGCTCGAAACCAATTGAAATCTGTACTACTGCCACCAAGCGGCGGCTTTCAACATTAACCCGGAAATAAACTATTGCGGTTATTAGACAATCTTTTCGAGCATATCCCAAGGTCGTAGACTGGTTTCAGGcgttatgaaataaattctattGAAAACTGAATAAGAAATGCACAGCTGAGTTGATAGAATTGCAAACGCgaggattttctaaatgtaatgaaaaaaatctgtAAATTACTAAAAGTAAAACTCAACATTCTCAATTTCGGTATGCTTTTGAATTGTTGTTGAATAGttgtaaattgaaattgtactATATGTAAGACAAAATAGTAGAAGTAGGCCTATTTCCGTTTTCGATTCCTGTGCTGCTGCAACTGCATCCCGACTTGCTGCCAAAACGCAACCCTCTTTTTTATGTTTTGTTGTAGTTGGCCCTCATAGCTGAGACAGAGCGCAGGTTTCCCCATGTAGTGTAAGGCCTCCTCCCATATCGGCCGGAACACAGGGGCCTGACACAAACAggttttgaccccagtattctctaggtactatatataaaaaatctttttatatatagtacctatatagaggatactggggtcaaaaacaATTTGCGTCAGGCTCCTGTGGGCTGGAGGTTATTTTCTAGGATACTGGGCATGCAAACCAAAAGTTACTTGCTATTAGTTAATCTGTAAATGCTAAAGAGTTGTGTTCCTGCCTATAAAggttaatttgatttttcagatgcaTTCAGATCTATCAGGACATCTTCATACAGAAGAATGTAATTCTTTCATACAAGCTTTAAAACAATGCCACAAAGATGTAAGTATTTTAACCTATGTAGAACTCTGCGCTTATCTCGCGCTATATGTTGAATTAAACAATTGAAGCTCTGACGAATAAACCAAAGATTTGATaaagtaaaactatttataaaggatTGACTTTGTCTAAAATGCTGTGAAACATTCTATTAATAGAGGATTGACTTTGTCTAAAATGCtgtgagacattttcaatttggttAATTTTTCTTCTGTTAAATTTGACAGTCGCTTTTCTATGGAAAACAAATTGAGGCTCTAATAAAGTTGGAAGCCATGAATGAAtacatagtttttttttcagaatccaTGGAAGAAATTTGTCGGAGTTTGTAATGAACTGGATAAAGAAGTTGGACGTTGTTTAAGGAAAGAGGTAGATAATCTTACCCAGCACAGCCTCATCTAGATctagaattaaatgaaatttattaaatGTCAACTTTTTCTTCAATGTAGAGAGAAAGTAAACGACTTCTGAACAAAGAAAAAAGTCGACAAATGCAGGAGAAAGCAAGGAGACATGtgaatttagatgatgatgatttatgaTAGCTAGTTGTAGGATGATGAAAGTTTGGCTGCATGGTCTGAGAAATTTAAACTAAGTTATATGTGTGTATAGGATTATGTATTCAATTTTTATTAATGTAAACttgaataaatgttgaataGTGAATTATTTACTTTAAAG carries:
- the LOC141902371 gene encoding mitochondrial S-adenosylmethionine carrier protein-like isoform X1, which codes for MAESMAENKSFIPALLAGGAAGIAVDFVLYPLDTIKTRLQSEQGLWKSGGLHGLYRGLTSVAVGSAPSAAMFFMTYEMSKNTLTPHVPQQFQPFVHMFAAGFGETAACIVRVPCEVCKQRAQASKSSPLTFFTKALQTEGISGLYRGYLSTVLREIPFAFLQFPMWEFLKSSWSKKQGHTVEPWQSSLCGAIAGAFAASSTTPLDVAKTRIMLAEANSPFAVNGILYTLKAVQKESGFRGLFSGLVPRVCWISLGGAIFLGAYDKVLDILSNYRTEFR
- the LOC141902371 gene encoding mitochondrial S-adenosylmethionine carrier protein-like isoform X2, producing the protein MAESMAENKSFIPALLAGGAAGIAVDFVLYPLDTIKTRLQSEQGLWKSGGLHGLYRGLTSVAVGSAPSAAMFFMTYEMSKNTLTPHVPQQFQPFVHMFAAGFGETAACIVRVPCEVCKQRAQASKSSPLTFFTKALQTEGISGLYRGYLSTVLREIPFAFLQFPMWEFLKSSWSKKQGHTVEPWQSSLCGAIAGAFAASSTTPLDVAKTRIMLAESIRGERYFIHIKSCTERIRI
- the LOC141902598 gene encoding COX assembly mitochondrial protein 2 homolog, giving the protein MHSDLSGHLHTEECNSFIQALKQCHKDNPWKKFVGVCNELDKEVGRCLRKERESKRLLNKEKSRQMQEKARRHVNLDDDDL